One segment of Tamlana crocina DNA contains the following:
- the xrtF gene encoding exosortase family protein XrtF: MKALFVKYKSVIKFILTFLLVYGMLSVAYKFYLQFSDGSKFYPDYVTHLVAKQSGALLEAFGYNTEVLPHPNEPSLKLLVNGNYLARVVEGCNSLSVMILFLSFIVAFSGKWKTTFFYILSGSVLIYSVNLLRIALLSMGLYHYPEYEDLLHTVIFPGIIYGMVFLLWIFWVNRFSKINRTDG, translated from the coding sequence TTGAAAGCACTTTTTGTAAAATACAAGTCGGTTATAAAATTCATCCTTACATTTTTGTTGGTTTACGGTATGCTATCGGTGGCGTATAAATTTTATTTGCAATTTTCCGATGGCTCAAAATTCTATCCGGATTACGTAACGCATTTGGTGGCTAAACAAAGTGGAGCCTTGTTGGAAGCTTTTGGTTATAATACTGAAGTTTTACCGCACCCCAACGAACCTAGCTTAAAATTGCTGGTAAACGGTAACTATTTGGCGCGCGTGGTAGAAGGTTGTAATTCGTTAAGTGTTATGATTTTGTTTTTATCATTCATTGTGGCGTTTTCGGGAAAATGGAAAACCACATTTTTTTACATCCTTTCGGGAAGCGTTTTAATTTATTCGGTAAACCTCCTGCGCATTGCGCTTTTAAGCATGGGGCTTTACCATTACCCAGAATACGAAGATCTTTTGCATACTGTTATTTTTCCCGGCATTATTTACGGTATGGTGTTTTTACTTTGGATCTTTTGGGTGAACCGATTTTCAAAAATCAACAGAACAGATGGATAG
- a CDS encoding GAF domain-containing protein: MNFEQLKPEITQITSNDNKTVNDRLFDICQLLEKHIDYYNWVGFYFRNGDKEELKLGPYVGAPTDHTIIPFGKGICGQVAVSNQNFVVPDVSAQDNYIACSITVKAEIVIPIFVNGENIGQIDIDSNTPDPFTEADERFLEFVCTEVAKLL, translated from the coding sequence ATGAATTTTGAACAACTAAAACCAGAAATAACCCAAATTACTTCGAACGATAACAAAACGGTTAACGACCGCCTTTTCGATATTTGCCAACTGCTCGAAAAGCACATCGATTATTATAATTGGGTGGGCTTTTATTTTAGAAATGGCGACAAAGAAGAGTTGAAATTAGGGCCGTATGTTGGCGCTCCAACCGACCATACCATCATCCCTTTCGGAAAAGGCATATGCGGACAAGTAGCCGTGAGCAACCAAAATTTTGTTGTGCCCGATGTCTCTGCACAGGACAATTACATTGCTTGCAGTATTACCGTTAAGGCCGAAATTGTGATTCCTATTTTTGTAAATGGCGAAAATATTGGCCAAATAGATATCGACTCCAACACTCCCGATCCTTTTACCGAGGCCGATGAACGCTTTTTGGAGTTTGTTTGTACTGAAGTCGCCAAGCTCCTTTAA
- the purH gene encoding bifunctional phosphoribosylaminoimidazolecarboxamide formyltransferase/IMP cyclohydrolase: MSNEKTIKSALISVFSKDGLEPIVKELDKQGVTIYSTGGTEKFINDLGVSVVPVEDVTSYPSILGGRVKTLHPKVFGGILNRQDHEGDVSELAEYEIPQIDVVIVDLYPFEKTVASGASNQDIIEKIDIGGISLIRAAAKNYADVICVSSVDDYAEFLELISANNGSISEEDRKRFATKAFNVSSHYDSAIFNYFNQNNEETVLKISENKGKVLRYGENPHQKGFFFGDFDELFTKLHGKELSYNNLLDVDAAVNLMLEFKNDAPTFAILKHNNACGLAQRDNLKQAYLDALAGDPVSAFGGVLISNTAIDLATAEEIHKLFCEVVIAPGFAPEALELLQGKKNRILLKIHDIEMPQTNVRSCLNGVLVQDRNNITDKAEDLKNVTNLEPTQEQIDDLLFASKICKHTKSNTIVLAKNKQLCASGTGQTSRVDALQQAIHKANSFDFELEGAVMASDAFFPFPDCVEIANKAGISAVIQPGGSIKDQLSIDYCNENNVAMVMTGTRHFKH, encoded by the coding sequence ATGAGCAACGAAAAAACCATTAAATCGGCATTAATTTCTGTATTCAGCAAAGACGGCCTAGAGCCCATAGTTAAAGAATTAGACAAACAAGGCGTTACCATTTATTCAACTGGTGGCACCGAAAAATTCATCAACGATTTAGGGGTTAGCGTTGTTCCTGTTGAAGACGTGACCTCCTACCCTTCCATTTTGGGCGGACGTGTAAAAACCTTACACCCAAAAGTATTTGGTGGTATTTTAAACCGTCAGGACCACGAAGGTGATGTTTCGGAACTGGCCGAATACGAGATTCCGCAAATTGATGTGGTTATCGTGGATTTATATCCGTTTGAAAAAACTGTTGCTTCTGGCGCCAGTAACCAAGATATTATTGAAAAAATCGACATAGGCGGGATTTCATTAATACGTGCCGCGGCTAAAAACTATGCCGACGTAATTTGTGTATCTTCGGTTGATGATTATGCCGAATTTTTAGAATTGATTTCTGCCAATAACGGCTCTATTTCCGAAGAAGACAGAAAACGTTTTGCTACAAAAGCGTTTAACGTGTCGTCGCACTACGACTCTGCTATTTTCAATTACTTCAACCAAAACAACGAAGAAACCGTATTGAAAATCAGTGAAAACAAAGGCAAAGTATTACGCTACGGAGAGAACCCACACCAAAAAGGCTTTTTCTTTGGCGATTTTGATGAATTGTTCACCAAATTGCACGGTAAGGAATTAAGCTACAATAACCTTTTGGATGTTGATGCTGCTGTAAATTTAATGTTGGAATTTAAAAACGATGCTCCAACTTTTGCTATTTTAAAACACAACAACGCTTGTGGTTTGGCACAACGCGACAACCTAAAACAGGCCTATTTAGATGCTTTAGCTGGCGACCCAGTTTCAGCTTTTGGTGGTGTTTTAATCAGTAATACAGCGATTGATTTGGCTACGGCCGAAGAAATCCACAAGTTGTTCTGCGAAGTGGTTATCGCTCCAGGTTTCGCACCTGAAGCTTTGGAATTATTACAAGGTAAAAAGAATAGAATCCTATTGAAAATCCACGATATTGAAATGCCTCAAACCAACGTTAGAAGTTGTTTGAATGGTGTTTTGGTACAAGACAGAAACAATATAACCGATAAAGCGGAAGATTTAAAAAACGTTACCAACCTTGAGCCTACTCAAGAGCAGATTGACGATTTGTTGTTCGCTTCAAAAATATGTAAGCACACCAAATCGAACACCATTGTTTTGGCTAAAAACAAACAATTGTGTGCCAGCGGAACCGGACAAACCAGTCGTGTTGATGCACTTCAGCAAGCCATCCACAAAGCCAATTCATTCGATTTTGAATTGGAAGGTGCGGTAATGGCCAGCGATGCCTTTTTTCCCTTCCCAGACTGTGTTGAAATTGCCAATAAAGCAGGTATTTCGGCAGTAATCCAACCGGGCGGTTCCATAAAAGACCAATTAAGCATCGATTACTGTAACGAAAACAACGTGGCCATGGTGATGACCGGAACGCGTCATTTCAAGCACTAA
- the mrdA gene encoding penicillin-binding protein 2: MRQFLLFISVIAVGLMFISRLFYLQIYNTNTQSLYDDNAIRKVFDLPKRGFVYDRNGALLVSNQPSYDVMVIPREVEPLDTLEFCRLLKIDKEDFIKKYNRAYHYSPRLESVFVSHLSKEDYAVLQEKMRKFKGFYIQKRSLRHYETTIGANVLGDIGEVNNRIIQNDPYYRMGDLIGKQGVEASYENTLRGVKGIKFIQKDRFNRNIGPYKDGKFDTIPEQGKDITITIDAELQAYGELLMKNKRGGVIAIEPTSGEILAMVAAPTYDPNILVGRNRSKNFTKLYNDSIAKPLFNRSLQGVYEPGSPFKLMNALIGLQENVITPNETVTCYTGYRYGNRIMKCHCSYGTRNDLVGGIQRSCNAYFATTYRKILDKNGSASEGIDTWSQHAKSFGLGEFLNNDLYVGQKGRIPDRDYYKHIYPKTFYSTYTISNAIGQGEVATTPIQLANMTAAIANRGYYYTPHIIKNIENETLPEQFTKPKYTTIDKQNFEPVVEGMLQVYKKGTAASLQVKDIDICGKTGTVENFAIIDSLKTQLTDHSIFVAFAPKDNPKIAIAVFVENGYWGSRFAGKVASLMIEKHIKGYITRTDLEEWLLRHSLENEYAKPYSGEPFKINGYTTLQLVEEKEYQRLKEKLSQIKKTDS, encoded by the coding sequence ATGAGACAATTTTTACTTTTTATTTCGGTTATTGCCGTCGGCCTCATGTTTATCTCAAGGCTTTTCTACTTGCAGATTTACAACACCAATACCCAGAGTTTGTATGACGACAATGCCATTAGAAAGGTGTTCGACCTCCCCAAACGCGGCTTTGTTTACGACCGTAACGGCGCACTGCTGGTATCGAACCAACCTTCGTACGATGTGATGGTGATTCCGAGGGAAGTAGAACCTTTGGACACTTTGGAGTTTTGCAGACTTTTAAAAATTGACAAAGAAGATTTCATTAAAAAATACAACAGAGCCTACCATTATTCCCCGAGATTGGAATCGGTTTTCGTTTCGCATTTATCGAAGGAAGACTACGCTGTGCTGCAAGAAAAAATGCGAAAGTTCAAGGGCTTTTACATCCAGAAGCGTTCGTTGCGACATTACGAAACCACTATCGGCGCCAACGTTTTGGGCGATATTGGTGAGGTGAACAACCGTATTATCCAAAACGATCCGTATTACCGTATGGGTGATCTCATAGGAAAACAAGGCGTTGAAGCCTCTTATGAAAACACGCTTCGCGGTGTAAAAGGCATCAAGTTTATCCAAAAAGACCGGTTCAACAGAAACATTGGTCCTTATAAAGATGGAAAATTCGACACCATCCCAGAACAAGGTAAAGACATCACTATAACCATTGATGCCGAATTGCAAGCCTATGGTGAATTGTTGATGAAGAATAAACGTGGTGGTGTAATTGCCATAGAACCTACTTCGGGCGAAATTTTGGCCATGGTAGCTGCACCAACCTACGACCCCAATATTTTGGTGGGGCGAAACCGTTCAAAAAACTTTACAAAACTCTATAACGATTCCATTGCAAAGCCACTTTTTAACCGAAGTCTGCAAGGGGTTTACGAGCCAGGTTCTCCGTTTAAACTGATGAACGCTTTAATCGGCCTACAGGAAAATGTGATTACCCCTAACGAAACCGTAACTTGCTACACAGGTTACCGCTACGGCAATCGCATTATGAAATGCCACTGTAGTTACGGCACACGCAACGATTTGGTGGGAGGCATCCAACGGTCATGCAATGCTTATTTTGCAACGACCTATCGAAAAATACTGGATAAAAACGGAAGCGCTTCCGAAGGTATTGATACATGGAGCCAACATGCCAAAAGTTTTGGCTTGGGCGAGTTTTTAAATAACGATTTGTACGTGGGACAAAAAGGACGAATTCCAGATCGCGATTATTACAAACACATTTACCCAAAAACATTTTACTCTACTTACACCATTTCAAATGCTATTGGGCAGGGCGAGGTTGCCACTACCCCCATTCAGTTGGCCAACATGACTGCTGCCATTGCCAACCGGGGCTATTATTATACGCCGCACATCATTAAAAATATTGAAAACGAAACCTTGCCCGAGCAGTTCACAAAACCAAAATATACCACTATCGACAAACAAAATTTTGAACCCGTTGTTGAAGGCATGCTCCAAGTTTATAAAAAAGGAACAGCGGCCTCTTTACAAGTAAAAGACATCGATATTTGTGGAAAAACGGGAACAGTTGAAAATTTTGCCATTATCGACAGCCTGAAAACACAGCTTACCGACCACTCTATTTTTGTGGCCTTCGCGCCAAAAGACAACCCGAAAATAGCCATTGCCGTTTTTGTTGAAAACGGGTATTGGGGAAGCCGTTTTGCGGGGAAAGTAGCCAGTTTAATGATTGAAAAACACATAAAAGGGTACATTACCCGTACCGATTTGGAAGAATGGTTATTACGCCACAGTTTGGAAAACGAATACGCCAAACCCTATTCGGGCGAACCGTTTAAAATTAATGGCTACACCACTTTGCAACTTGTAGAAGAGAAAGAATACCAGCGCTTAAAAGAAAAATTAAGCCAAATTAAAAAAACAGACAGTTAA
- the rodA gene encoding rod shape-determining protein RodA, with protein sequence MVRDTNRHFKFDWITIILFLLLVGFGWLNILSASHTGTTVDYFDFSQPFGKQLMFIFLNFVLIVLLLAIDAKFYERFSSIIYLISMLSLAGLFIFGKNVNGATSWYAIGGMTIQPSEFAKTATALAVAKYISDLNFNINSLKYQIQLFTIILIPAVLVLLQNDTGSTIVYGAFFFVLYREGLPKYYLTFGISVILISILALKFGAIITSILVVASVVAYHFLSKKKLRIYQSILISLVAIGISFGVKFFYQSILKPHQQDRISLWLNLEKDPDKLERMKQTFAYNLNESEKAISSGGLAGRGFMEGTRTTGKFVPEQHTDYIFSTVGEEWGFLGSSLVVIAFVLLILRILHLAELQKSQFSRVYGYGVASIVFIHFFINIGMVMGLIPTIGIPLPMFSYGGSGLWAFTILIFIFIKLDSNKINEW encoded by the coding sequence ATGGTTAGAGACACTAACAGGCATTTTAAATTCGATTGGATTACCATTATTCTCTTTTTGCTTTTGGTGGGCTTTGGTTGGCTAAATATACTTTCGGCGTCGCATACCGGTACAACGGTTGATTATTTCGATTTTTCGCAGCCCTTCGGTAAACAACTGATGTTCATTTTTTTGAACTTTGTACTTATCGTTTTGCTTTTGGCTATTGACGCCAAGTTTTACGAACGGTTTTCCAGTATTATTTACCTCATTTCCATGCTATCGCTGGCGGGGCTTTTTATCTTCGGAAAAAACGTAAACGGTGCCACCTCGTGGTACGCCATTGGCGGCATGACCATCCAGCCCAGCGAGTTTGCCAAAACCGCTACTGCATTGGCCGTTGCCAAATACATAAGCGATTTAAACTTTAACATCAATTCGCTTAAATATCAAATCCAGTTATTTACCATCATCCTCATTCCCGCTGTTTTGGTACTTTTACAAAACGACACTGGAAGTACTATTGTTTATGGGGCATTCTTTTTTGTGCTTTACAGGGAAGGCTTGCCAAAATACTACCTTACGTTCGGCATCTCCGTTATTTTGATTTCCATTTTAGCATTGAAATTTGGCGCAATCATAACGTCAATTTTAGTGGTGGCATCCGTTGTGGCGTATCATTTTTTAAGCAAAAAGAAATTAAGAATTTACCAATCCATTTTAATTTCATTGGTTGCTATTGGCATTTCATTTGGGGTAAAATTCTTTTATCAGAGTATATTGAAACCCCACCAACAAGACCGTATTAGTCTGTGGTTGAATTTGGAAAAAGACCCCGATAAGTTGGAACGCATGAAACAAACCTTTGCATACAACCTAAACGAATCTGAAAAAGCGATAAGCTCTGGTGGGCTTGCAGGCAGGGGGTTTATGGAAGGCACACGTACCACCGGAAAATTTGTACCCGAGCAGCACACCGATTATATTTTCAGTACCGTTGGTGAAGAGTGGGGCTTTTTGGGCAGCAGCCTCGTGGTTATTGCCTTTGTGTTATTGATACTTCGTATTCTCCATTTGGCCGAATTGCAAAAATCACAATTTAGCAGGGTGTACGGTTATGGCGTGGCCTCCATTGTCTTTATCCACTTTTTTATCAATATCGGCATGGTAATGGGGCTTATCCCCACTATTGGCATTCCTTTGCCCATGTTCAGCTACGGCGGCTCGGGGCTTTGGGCTTTTACCATTTTAATCTTTATTTTTATTAAATTAGATTCCAATAAAATCAATGAGTGGTAG
- the mreC gene encoding rod shape-determining protein MreC, with the protein MQQIINFIIRNKNFLLFLLLFCISLLFTIQSHSYHKSKFINSANFLTGGVYNSINDISSYFNLKSQNEILSEENRKLRALLQNYGIDNDSVYIDSTKFNQAYRFYTANIIKNSYSLTDNYLTINKGKKDSIKQDFGVISSKGIVGIIDRTSRGYGTVISILNTTSRISAQLKKTNHFGTLKWNGKNPALVQLIDIPKIAPVQKGDTITTSGRSSIFPKGVPIGVVEQFNLDAAENFYEIDIHLFNDMTDLEHVYIIENVNRAEINNLLNSDE; encoded by the coding sequence ATGCAACAGATTATTAACTTTATAATAAGGAACAAAAACTTTTTGTTGTTCCTGTTGCTCTTTTGTATTTCGCTGTTATTCACCATTCAGTCGCATTCGTACCACAAAAGCAAGTTTATCAATTCGGCCAATTTTTTAACGGGTGGCGTTTACAATTCCATAAACGACATCAGCAGTTATTTCAATTTAAAATCGCAAAACGAAATTCTTTCAGAAGAAAACCGAAAGCTAAGGGCGTTGCTCCAAAACTATGGAATTGACAACGATTCTGTTTATATCGATAGCACCAAATTCAACCAAGCCTATCGTTTTTACACGGCCAATATCATAAAAAACAGTTATTCGCTTACTGATAATTACCTGACCATTAACAAGGGAAAAAAAGACAGTATTAAACAAGATTTTGGGGTGATTTCCTCAAAAGGCATTGTAGGTATCATAGACCGGACCAGCCGTGGATACGGTACGGTCATTTCTATTTTGAATACCACCAGCCGAATCAGCGCCCAATTAAAAAAAACCAACCATTTTGGCACCTTGAAGTGGAATGGCAAAAACCCGGCTTTGGTTCAGCTTATCGATATTCCAAAGATTGCTCCAGTGCAAAAAGGCGATACCATTACTACATCTGGGCGTTCGTCCATTTTCCCAAAAGGTGTGCCCATTGGTGTTGTGGAACAGTTTAATTTAGATGCTGCCGAAAACTTTTATGAAATAGACATCCACCTGTTTAACGACATGACCGATTTGGAACATGTTTATATTATTGAAAACGTTAACCGGGCAGAAATCAATAACCTTTTGAACAGCGACGAATAA
- a CDS encoding exosortase F system-associated protein produces MSLALLFLLLILIRFFEDALFYDPYLNFFHNDYLYVDSPRREVAKLIAFTTLRYALNTVISLGIIYLFFKDKGILKFSAIIYAFAFVVLILVYLYFVVNPRQEDYYLFFNIRRFLIQPIILILLLPAFYYHKLKG; encoded by the coding sequence ATGAGCTTAGCCCTATTGTTTTTGTTGCTGATTTTAATTCGTTTTTTTGAGGATGCCCTGTTTTACGATCCGTACCTCAATTTTTTTCATAATGATTATTTGTACGTTGATAGCCCGCGTCGCGAAGTTGCCAAATTGATAGCCTTTACCACACTGCGCTATGCACTGAACACCGTTATTTCTTTAGGCATAATTTATCTGTTTTTTAAAGACAAAGGTATTTTGAAATTTTCGGCCATAATTTACGCATTCGCTTTTGTGGTGCTTATTTTAGTGTATTTATATTTTGTGGTAAACCCTCGGCAGGAAGATTATTATTTGTTTTTTAATATCCGCAGGTTTTTAATTCAGCCTATCATTTTAATACTGTTGTTGCCCGCATTTTATTATCACAAATTGAAGGGCTGA
- a CDS encoding rod shape-determining protein MreD gives MNNIFSIHTVRFLTLVIVQVLILNNINFMGYINPYIYILFIALFPIKHNRIIVMLLGFLLGLIIDLFMDTGGIHAGASVFIAYLRPTILKTSFGTVYEHQSVRFSNIDFGSKLTYFTLLTVLHHVVLFSLEIFSFSKILLILQKTLLSSIFTILLSVIVTIIFSRKTK, from the coding sequence ATGAACAACATTTTTTCCATTCATACCGTCCGTTTTCTAACCTTGGTTATTGTTCAGGTTTTAATTCTGAACAATATTAATTTTATGGGCTATATCAACCCATATATTTATATCCTGTTCATTGCGCTTTTCCCGATAAAACACAACCGCATTATCGTGATGCTTTTAGGTTTTTTATTGGGGCTTATTATAGATTTGTTTATGGACACTGGCGGCATACACGCCGGGGCGTCGGTTTTTATAGCGTATTTGCGCCCCACGATTTTAAAAACCAGTTTTGGAACGGTTTACGAACACCAAAGTGTACGCTTCAGTAATATTGATTTTGGCTCGAAACTCACCTATTTTACTTTATTAACGGTATTGCACCATGTCGTGCTGTTTTCTTTGGAAATATTTAGCTTTTCGAAAATACTTTTAATCCTTCAAAAAACGTTATTATCAAGTATATTTACTATCTTATTAAGTGTGATAGTAACCATTATTTTCAGTAGGAAAACGAAATGA
- a CDS encoding rod shape-determining protein, whose translation MGFFDFLTEEIAIDLGTANTLIIHNDKVVVDAPSIVARDRISGKIIAVGQQASLMQGKTHENIKTIRPLKDGVIADFDASEQMISMFIKNIPALKKKFFTPALRMVICIPSGITEVEMRAVKESAERVNGKEVYLIHEPMAAAIGIGVDIMQPKGNMVVDIGGGTTEIAVIALGGIVCDKSVKIAGDVFTNDIVYYMRTQHNLYVGERTAEKIKIQIGAATEDLELPPEDMSVQGRDLLTGKPKQVSISYREIAKALDKSILRIEDAVMETLSQTPPELAADIYNTGIYLAGGGSMLRGLDKRLSQKTDLPVYIAEDPLRAVVRGTGITLKNLPKYKSVLIK comes from the coding sequence ATGGGATTTTTTGATTTCTTAACAGAAGAAATTGCAATAGATTTAGGTACTGCAAATACACTTATTATTCACAACGACAAGGTTGTAGTTGACGCCCCTTCGATAGTAGCTCGCGATAGAATTTCAGGAAAAATTATTGCCGTTGGGCAGCAAGCCAGCTTAATGCAGGGAAAAACCCATGAAAATATTAAAACCATCCGTCCGTTGAAAGACGGTGTAATTGCCGATTTTGATGCTTCTGAGCAGATGATCAGTATGTTCATCAAAAACATTCCGGCATTAAAAAAGAAGTTTTTCACCCCGGCATTGCGCATGGTCATTTGTATTCCATCGGGTATTACCGAAGTGGAAATGCGAGCTGTAAAAGAAAGTGCCGAGCGCGTTAACGGAAAAGAGGTGTACCTAATCCACGAACCCATGGCTGCCGCTATTGGTATTGGCGTTGATATTATGCAGCCCAAAGGAAACATGGTGGTAGATATAGGTGGTGGTACTACCGAAATTGCCGTAATTGCCCTAGGCGGTATTGTTTGCGATAAATCGGTTAAAATTGCAGGCGATGTGTTTACCAACGATATTGTTTACTACATGCGTACCCAGCACAACCTTTATGTGGGCGAACGTACGGCGGAAAAAATAAAAATACAAATTGGTGCGGCCACTGAAGATTTGGAATTGCCTCCGGAAGACATGAGCGTTCAAGGACGTGATTTATTAACCGGAAAACCAAAACAGGTCTCCATTTCGTACCGCGAAATTGCTAAGGCTTTGGATAAATCCATCCTTCGTATTGAAGATGCGGTTATGGAAACCCTTTCGCAAACACCTCCAGAATTGGCTGCCGATATTTACAACACAGGTATCTATTTGGCCGGTGGTGGCTCAATGTTACGTGGGTTGGACAAACGTTTATCGCAAAAAACCGATTTGCCCGTTTATATTGCTGAAGACCCATTGCGTGCCGTAGTAAGAGGCACCGGAATCACCCTTAAAAATTTACCAAAATACAAAAGCGTATTGATAAAGTAA